The sequence below is a genomic window from Lepus europaeus isolate LE1 chromosome 9, mLepTim1.pri, whole genome shotgun sequence.
tacttcccaaaaggctgcaacaggactgggcttggctgaagccaggtgccagaatcttcatgtgggtctcccacatggatacaggggctcaagtatttgggccgtcgTCCACtactttccaggtacattattagggagctggatcagaagtggagaagccaggaattgaaccggtgccatgtgggatgctgtcattgcaggcagcGCTTTaacatgctacgccacagtgccaactccagaAAGCACTTTTGGCTGTTGTGGTTGTACTTTTCCCAGTTAGATTTGAGCTGGGAGATATTTACATGTCTAAGGTAATTTCTGCAAGTAGCTAATCATTTATTTGGGGCTGATTTAACTTAGTTTCATTCTCAAAAATAACCTTATTTCCAAGTTGTTTCATTATTATCAATTTagctacctcttttttttttttttttttttttaaatagtgtccATGGGCCACTCCTCAAAATACAATGTCCTGTTCTTTGGCTGATGTCATGAGTGAACAGTTGGCTAAAGAATTGCAGTTAGAAGAAgaagctgctgcttttcctgaagTGACGTAAGTAAAATTTACATCCTTCCACCTAGTAGCTTATTACAAAGTTTTAGGACTTGATTCATGATTATCATGACAAATGATTAGGAAATACATTGGAAAAGCAGTGCAGTAGAAAGAATACCATAGTGGGAGTGCATTGATATCTGAGTTTTGGTCCTCTATGCCTAGTTTTCAGTATTATCATGGACAAACCACtgtttttcttttgagttttgtTATTTCATGTTAATGCAGCATTGAACTAGATGAGGTACAGTTTTAATCAAGTGTTTGCAATTtatcattttcataaatatttgtctCCTCTTGAGTAGAACACAGAACAAATGCATTTGGGGTCGCAATTGGGTTTTAGGGTAGGCTCTAGCTCTCATAATGCTACTTGGTGCTCTTAAAGGGACATGCTTTTGGCGTGAGGCTGGCTAGGCAAGTGTAGGCAGATAGTTTGTAGACTTCCTTCCTATTGTTCAGTACAGATTTGACACTTAAATGCATATCCTACTCTGATTTGATGGGCTCTGGGCACAGACACATTATCTCAGTTTATATCACCTTATTTGAATAGTGTTGCTGACGGACCATTTATATCTGGAGAAAACATTGACACTTCCAGTGACCTAATGCTGGCTCAGATGCTACAGATGGAATTTGACAGAGAATATGATGCACAGCTGAGgcgtgaagaaaaaaaattcaatggagATAGCAAAGGTATTCTTAGCTTATTGTGACAGCTACTTCGAGTGGTAGAAAGTGCTTGTTCTGTGCTCCTAAATAAAGCTTCAACTATTTTTGCCTTtaagtttctatttcttttgaaaattatcgAAAAGTGCATCCCTTTGAAGACAGTGATAGCTCTGAAGATGAGGTTGACTGGCAGGACACTCGTGATGATCCCTACATACCAGGTATCAGTGCTGCTGTTTTCTGGGAGCAAGACAGGGGACTATACATGGGAATTTTTCCAGTGAAcccttttcattttctatttatcaATGAATCATACCTGGTCATTTACTCTTATTAGATCCAGATGTCTTTTCAGACACTGTTGAATGCTACAATTTAACATTAGCTATTTTTATATACTTAGTTTGTTTTATTTACCTTTAGCAAAACCTGTTCCTACCCCCAAAAAGGGTTTTATTGGAAAAGGAAAAGACATCACCACCAAACATGATGAAGTAGTGTGTGGGAGAAAGAACACAGCAAGAATGGAAAATGTAAGTTATGGAAAGATCTGTCTCTGAATTGAGACTTTTGTTTGAATAAGTTTTAATAGGAATCTAAATATAGTAtcttaaatttctaaaattatgtgtcctcctttttaaaaatattttacaggaTCATATAGCAAATGCCCTGAAAACCCAGCCACTAATAACACTATTAAGTACCCCAAAATAAtacaatattaaaagaaaaaaaaaaactgtttggcTTACATTGattataaaatttagaaatagttCTTATGCAacatttgttctttaaaaaaaatttgtttaaagactttttttatttgtttgaaatagagagagagagggagcaagatcttctgtctgctggcccacttcccagatggctacagtagcCAGGGATGGGTccagttggagccaggagccaggagctttatctgggcctcccacatgggtgacagggtctcaagtgcttggaccatcttctgctgtttttcccaggccattagcagaaagctggatcagaagatcagaagtggagcaaccaagacttgaaccagtgcccatatgggatgctggtgttgcagatggtggccttaacctgctatgacacagtgcctaCCTCTGTTcttactttttgaattttttttaatcttgtgtCTGAACTGcacaaaatcagaaatgaaatagaactttaaaaactAACATGCtaggaacaggcatttggcctagcagttaagacatgggTTAGGTTTGCTGCAtatcacattggagtacctgggtttgttcctagctctggcttctgactgcagcttcctgctaagtgggtccttgggaggcagctcttgccacccatgtgagagaactggattggattgctagctcccagctttagcccagcccagtgCCAGCTATTCTGAGCATTTGGAGGatgaatcagctgatgggcaCAGCTCTCTCTCTACccgtcacataaataaaatacaaataaatacatatataactaGGTATGTATTTAAAGTAACATTCTAACTTTTATAAATATAGCTAATATAGAACATTGCGGCTTCGGAGTacaaattctttttatataaatattaagttATATCATTTCTAGAAATATGCCAAATCTGTCTCTAGAGCAGTGCTTTTCAGTAGAATTTGCTGTGATAATGGAAATATTCTTTATCTGTGCTTTCCAGTATGGCAGCCACATTTGTTACTGAGTACCTGAAATTTGGGTTGTACAACTGAGaaagtgaattttaaatttaattttgatgttAATTAACTTAAATCTGGAGACATATGGCTAGTAGCTACCTTATTGGATTGTTGAGCTGTAAAACATAATTGGCATAGACGTGATGGGCATAGTTTACTATAGTAACTCATTccccaaaaataattttgaaagtgtATTTCTTTAGTGAGTTTTGTTGTAGGCTTCACAATATAATGATATGGTCTTTGGCTGATGTAGAAGAGAAGTACAAAGTATATGCTGAAAGACCTTAGTTTTAGGTGTAATTGAATGTTTCCTGTGCATAAAGTAAACACTTTCCTTTGGGCTGTAATTTCTTAAACAGTGTTACTCCTCTTTCCATTGTGAGTTACTTTTCTCTGTAGTCCCTGTGGATTCTGTTTTGATAGTATGGTCAGCCAAGTGAAAACTAGTCTTCTCATTGTTGCTGTTTGTTAAAACTGTCCCTACCTTAGAGTATTCAGGTCCTAATTCTTCTTCCTCTGGCAGTTTGCACCTGGGTTTCAGGTTGGAGATGGAATTGGAATGGATTTAAAACTCTCAAACCACGTTTTTAATGCTTTGAAACAACATGCCTACTCAGAGGAGCGCCGAAGCGCCCGTCTCCATGAGAAGAAGGAGCATTCTACTGCAGTAAGGAcacttagttttttttctttaatggaaaTAGTCATCTTAGAAAACTTCATGcttgggggtggtggggagcAACAAAACttcatgttttatatttcttatgAGCTTAGCTTTTCAAGTCTCAGATATGTAAATACATCTCAAGCAACTTTGCTATTTGACTCTTCAGATTTAATAGAATGGTTATTAACCACTTATTGAAAACTCACATTTTAGTGACCATAACTAAATCAGACTATAGTTTCCATTGCAGCTGACTGTTGTtggatgctttaaaaaaattattccttggtctagcactgtggcataacaggttaagccacaatgctggcatcccatatgagtgctagttagagtcctggctgctccacttccaatccagctccctgctaatgtgactgggaaaaacagaggaaaatgacccagtgcttggacccttgcaccacatgggagacctgagtgaagctcctgactcctggtttcagtctgacccagacccagccatttggggagtgaaccctgactcccccccccccccccaactttctcaaataaatctttttaaaaaactatttcctTTTAtgcaaggacacttcaaaaagttcatggaaaatagaattaaggataagtattttggtgcaaaaaattttgaaatccttgcataaattttgcatttttcatgaacttttcaattTGAAGACTCCTGTATTATTGATATTTGACCCAACAGTCTCTAATTAATGAAGATAGTGTTTCATATTTTGAGACTAAACTAATTTAATAAACCTTTCCATAAAGTAATAAAGAATTTTTTGAATGTTAGAATTATTTAAGTTTAAgtgataaataagattttttaaaaaattatttatttgttttgaaaggcagtgagaaagagagaccttccatctactggttcacttcccagaatcGCTctagagctgaggctgggccaggccgaagccaggagcccagtactcagtctgggcctccaaGCTGGGTGACAGGTGCTCAACTactaagccatcactgctgtcttccatcGTGCACATTAGGAAGAAActggatttggaagcagagctgggactcagacctaggcactccagtatgggatatgggcatctcaagtgacCTCTTCACTGCtgtatcaaatgcctgccctacaaTAAGATTCTAAGTTagtatctgtttatttttttaaatctacagtCTGTTTTTTTTAGACTAACAGCAGAGTCTAAAAGTTCTAGGCAAAGCACCTGAAAAGGCTGAGGGCAGGACTGGGTGGGAACCACATAGAGGTGAGCGAACAAGGTCCTTTGGAGTTGGGTCCCAGCTCACGGCTGGCAGGAAACAGTGTGGTCTTCAGTCTCCAAGAGTATCTGTGCATTGCAGAggtcctgtgtttttttttttgttttgttttgttttgtttttgtttttgtttttttagatttatttatttacttaaaagtcagagttacacagagagaaggagaggcagagagagagagagcggtcttctatccattggttcactccccagttgaccacaacaactggagctgcgctgatctaaagccaggagccaggagcttcttctgggtctcccgcatgggtgcaggagcccaagcacttgggccatcttctactgctttcccaggccatagcagagagctggatgggaagtgtagcagccaggacttgaaccagcacccatgtgcaggcagcagctttacccactacgccacagcgccggccccaatagaGGTCCTGTCTTTGTAGAAGACAAAAGAAGGGCCAGTGAAGTCCCAGATAGGTGCTGGGGATGCCTAACCTGGTGAGGAAAGGGTCTGGTCTGAAGCTGGAAGTGGTCAGGGGTTAAGGAATGGGAGGGACTCTTGTTTTAGCATTGTATGGAGAGTCATGGAGTCTGTACATGTCTCTGTGGCACCCGAAGTGCCCCTTTGtccactccccccgcccccccccgccccagggtgTCTACTTGTGAACCTGGATTCAGTCCAGACCACAATcctgggagagagatggagagacatgcTTATTGCTGTAATCGGGATCAGGGGGCAGCTAGTGGTATTAACCCCTTACCTTTCAGTCCCCTCATGTTGCCCTGGAGAATAGTAGGGGAGCTGCCTCCCACAGATGTATTGGTTCTCTCTAGGGGAGCAAAGGGGAAGGGCGCTAGGGCTTAGGGAAAGGTACCAGAGGTAAGAGAATCGTGAGCACTGCTCTAAGGGCCCCCAAGTTTGGTCCCAGACATTACCAGAGCCACAAGATACCTGGGACCCTGGGCTGCCCCTGAGCTTGGTCCACTTCAGTGTCCTGCTCCGGGGGCAGCTGTGGATGTATGGTGCACTTCCAGCTATGAGAAGAGGGGTCTGGGCCCCATGCGAGGCCTCTCTTGGCAGGGCCTAAGGCTCCCTGCTCCCAGTCCCCACCACTTAAGTCTCTGCATTTAGGGAGGGGACTAAGAGGGAGGCCACGCCAAGTGCTATGAGGACAGGGCTGCTCCTGCTGATCTCTCCTCCAGCTTGGACTTCTGGGGGGTTTTCTCCTTCTGTATCTTGCAGCACAGCAAAGAGAGCAGGCACTGGCTTCTCTCCAAGGGTGAGGTGGAGGCGCAGCTGATGGACACCTTCATCCTTAGACACTCCAGTGCAGGCTGTGGGTGGGTCTGGCTGCGTGGGAAACTGCGCCTGAGTTGTTTTTGCCCAGTTTGTGCCACATCAACACCCAGAAACTCCAGGCTGCCCCTCAGGCAGTATCCTTTAGTGGCTCTCCTGCCCTTTGGTCATTGGTCAAGTGGCTTTGCCTTAGCCGGGGTGGGGCAACATCTGACCCATGGGCCATGTCcagctggccctgccaaggcaactgcaggtgaaACTCGAAATTCAGTAAACtttagcaggctgatttttaagttgatgattttgtgtGGCCTGTGAGTTATGTTatgaatatccaaatggctcttggtagaaaaaaaggttccccagcctacctcaagcccttgggcccacCCCTCAAGAAATCCTAACTCCTATGACCCAAACTTGGAATCATCAGCAGACCCTGCTCCTAGCCTTCTGTCTCTGAGCTGACCCTTGGGTCCCCAGGTCCTGAGGCCTCATGCTTCATCTCAGTGTCACTCTTCAGGTGTCTGCGTTGTAATGTTCTTTTAGATACTCACTTTCAAAGATATCAGAGTTACATTTATGGAAATTAATTTCATCTTGTTACCACTCTTTTAGGAACCTGTTTTATATATACGTAGGTAAATTAAgtaataaaaagtaaatgtttaTGTTGAATATTAGAGATTAGAAATGGctcagaaaacattttatgattAACCATTATTTTCACTTATAGCACTTAATCTTTTACAGGAAAAAGCAGTCGATCCTAAGACACGTTTACTTAtgtacaaaatgatcaactcTGGAATGTTGGAGACAATCACTGGCTGTATTAGTACAGGAAAGGAATCTGTTGTCTTCCATGCGTATGGAGGGAGGTAAATGAGCACAATACAATACCATCATAGGAACTAAAGCTTAGTTCTTCTTCCCAAGCTTGATGGCTTTACACAGTTAATACTACATGGCAAGCAGAGTAATTTAAAGAGTGTTATTGTAAAAAGTCTGGACAATTAGGAATGTAGGAAGAAAAACATGATCACCCTCATTCTACCACCTGGAAGTGGCCATTAAGGATTTTGTGTAGACTCCTTCAGTCTTTTTGTATTTGTTACATTCTAGTAATCATACTACATCATACAGGCCACTATAAGTGCAATGGAATCTGAACCTGAGTTTTATAATGGTCTTTCAAACCATGGCTTCAGGGAGATGTGTTTAGATCAGTAACTGATTCCTCCCTTTTAAGTCTGAtccttattttaagaaattgtacCTTTAAATAACGCTTACATTATTGAAGGAAATGTCTTTTAAAGATCGTAAGCCATTTTAGATCTTACCTACCTGACTTTTGTCACAGGACTTAGGTGAGTAAAGAATGGCATAGGGAACAGAGAAAGTGAGGCCTGTTCAGAGAAAGGAAATTTTTGTGCATATGTTGTTTACTTTGCTCATGCAAAAAGAGACTACACTCTATATTCAGAATCTTAGTTTTCTCAGTTAATCTAATTTAGAGCTTTCTAGATTGCTGGTTTGTACCACTCTGTTTTTAAATAGAAGTATATTCCAAAAGTGAATATACAGGAATATCCCTCTACATAAATATTGCTGTACTTTGGCAAATATATCCTTTTTCCTAACAATGAAATTACTGGGCCAAAGACCTTTTGCATTTCTCCCCATTGTTAAATAGTGGAAGACCTCACTGAATAGGGAATATCTGATTCTGTACACAATTCAGGCCCCTGAGCCTGAGTATTGTAGCAAGcgaaatttcttgatttttttatatattaaaagtttatctaaaaatttttttaaatgtttgaaggTCACAACAAAGACCTTCAAAAATCTTGAATTTGAGTTTCTCTTTTAACAGTAGGGCAGATGCAATTTTTCCTGTGAGCTTGTCAGATCTGCAGGTTGTACACATGCTGAGTGTCAGTAGGCATTGCCAGATTTCCCATTGAGGAGCTTAACTGTTCCCTCATCCTCATCAATGCTGGGTATTATCATAGTTAATATTAGTGTGAAAATGAAAGATTAACATCTTTATTTTGGGGTGCATTTATTTAATAGATTAACGTTGCACATTTTTTCAAGTGctttattggcttttttttttttttttgtcaactgCCTCTGTTCATTTTCCATTATACTTAATGCTGTCTTGCTATAAGGAGTAAGTTCTCTTTCCTTCTAGTAGAATTGACATAGTCATTCGTACTTTGGCATTTGTAAGTTAACAAAACTGAAGAGTTATACGTGACTGAAAGTACATGCTCTAAAGTTTGTTGGTTTTCTGTGCTGTGTGACAAATTACCAAAATTTAGCATCTTAAAGGAATACCATATTTTATCATAGTCAAGCCGGAAGTCCCGGCCTGGTTAGCTGTGTTCTCTGCTCAGGATCTCACCAGATGGCATTGGCTGGGTCACATTCCTTTCTGGAGCTCTGTGTCCTCTTCCCTTGGCACCAAACAGTTACTTGCAACTGTAGGACTGAGGTTCCCACTTTCTTGTTGGCTGCCAACTGGAGGCTGCTGTCATTCCTGGCCCCTGTAGTTCCTTGCCATGTGGCTTTTTCACAGGCCCTTTCACACAGTGGCTCAGCTCACTTGGAAGCCAGGGGAGGAGCCTCTTCTTGCAATCTGGGAAGACTGAATCTCACAGACACTGTTGCCACAACGTAACCTAATCCGAAAGTGGCTATCCTATCCACACTCAGAGGGAGAGGATTATGCAGGGGATTTGGGGTCTTGGGGGTGAGCTTAGAATTCAATTCAGCCTCTCAGAAAGCTCTTCTGGTTTCTCACTTTTGTGTTGGCCAGGTGATCAACAGTTACTTGAACAGTAATTTGTGCTAGGTTTTGCAGGGAATACAATACAAGCTGTGCTTACTCCAAGAGTTTATGCTGTAGTCAAGAGGAGAACATTATAACCAGAACCATTATGGCCAATAATTACTTCATTTACATAATAGCATGTGCAGTTACACAAGTGAGGTCCTAGATAGGATAGGAACAGAGAATGGAACAAAGCATTGCCAGACGCATTCAGGGAGAACATCAGGATGAAGTTAGGTCTTAACCTGGATTTTAGAAATAAGCAAAGAAATCCCAAGTTTGAATGCAAAATGTTAGTTGCAGGATATACACAGTATACCATTATATGCACCGTTAGtcacacagaaacaggaaaattTTTCTTAGTAGGAAAATGACCAAGGTCAATCTTATAAATTGGACTATATCATATCAGTCTTCCAAAAGAGGAATTTTTCCAGTTGTAATTTGGACAATGTCTTATCCAGTGCATTAAACTGTTCTAATGAGAGGGAACATATCATAGCAAAATCCAGCCTGTTCTATTTATACTGTCTTTAGATTATTGGAACTTGCTTCCTTGTATAAAGTCTGTAATCTGTCTCTGTGAAAGCTAATTCATCCACTCACCAAATATTTGAGCAGCTACCATGGACCAGGTCCTCTTCTAGGTATGGAAGATATACAGTGAAGGGCACAGGAAGGCCCTGGCTTTAATAGAGtatgcttccccctcccccatcccaagATAACAGTAAGTTCCTGGAGTTAACACAGGGCGATGTCCTAGTGAATGGTGATAGTTTTGATGAGTAAAACGAGGAAGTCTTCTCTGAAGTGGCATTTGGGTGACACATCCAGGATGTGTCAAAGATAGGTAGGAGAGCATTCTGCCCTAGAGAACAGCTAATGCTGATGCCTTGAGACAGCTACAAGGTGAGGTGTGTTTTACTTCAAAAGTAAAGCCAAAAATTAAGGTTTTGTTAAGATCCAAAACttgaaggaataaaataataaaacaagactTGACACTTTAGAGACGGTAGTGTTATTGATTTTTGGAATTGTTTTACCTGTCAGCTACCAACTTGCACtgacttgattttcttttcccaCTTAGCATggaagatgaaaaagaagataGTAAAGCTATACCTACAGAATGTGCCATCAAGGTATTTAAAACAACCCTTAATGAGTTTAAGAATCGTGACAAATATATTAAAGATGATTTCAGGTTTAAAGATCGCTTCAGTAAACTAAATCCACGTAAGATCATCCGCATGTGGgcagaaaaagaaatgcacaatCTCACAAGGTAAAGAAAATCATTGTGCTAGAATAATCTTGGTAATTACTTATTGTATTTTTGCCTACTAGCCAGGCAAAAACAGATCTATGCTTTCCTTTAAATTCTCTTATTGAAATAATGAAAGGCCTTAAAATGTTAGCATTTAATGAGGCTTTTCATAAGGAAACATTTCCATATATATTACCTGAGTTATACTTTTAAGATGAAaaagccattttctttttcttttcctctgtgaAGTTTGAGGGAAAACAAGGTGTTTTTTGTTTAAGACATTTTATTATATGCCTCGGTATTCTCTTTTAAATTGTCTTTCTCTAGGAATAAAGTTTCTGGCTGCCAGTTAGCCTTAATATAATGATTTCCCTTTTTCAGAAAATATGGTTTATGACATCTAACTTCTTAGTTTGGTGGGGGTAGCATCTTAccaatcaaattatttttatttaatttttggacTTGTTTCACAATTCTCTAAgcagtttattttcttattaaggAATTTGTTTTATcaaccaagaaaataagaaatatcccTTTTCCTTAATAAATGTTCCCATAATCTTTTGAAAGCttaattttaatttgttcttcTGTAAAGGTGTTTGCTTTCAAAAGTAATTATCCATATTTAATAGTTGCAAAATAATTCTGCTTAGAACTTCCAAGTAGAATCATTTTCTGGTGAATCTTGCTCCCATCCCATCTCTGTTTTGTTACTGAGATCCCatcctttgcctttttaaaactCTTCAACAGCTTTCCATAGTCTTTAGTTTAAATTCAAAGCTCGTTTGTGACGTGAAGCTTGCCTGTCTCTGTAACCTCAACCTATATCACCCTTCCTGCCATTTGCACACCTAGCTTTGTGGGTTAATCTGAATTCTCCAGACAGACTGTGCTTTTGAATGTCTCCATGTATTTCCTGGCACTCTCTTAATCTGGCTAAGTCCTGTTTCCCATCTCTCCTTCTAATAAGACTTCTTTAGTGCTCTGTGATTCCATGACTCTTACTCATACCTCTGCCGATGCATGTCTCCTGCTGCACTGTACCTGTCTCCTCTTGGATGGTCATTTCTGCCCAGCCGGTGGGTTGCTTCAGGGCAGAGACTGTGTCTTACTGTCTTTGTATCCCCACATTGCCTGGTAGATTAGAGTGCCAGTTCCTTACAGGCCCTggttaaatatttgttgagtaaatgcTGTATTTTCTTCACCTGATCTTTACATTCTCATTTCTTCCTATATAGaatgcagaaagctggaattccTTGTCCAACAGTTGTACTGCTCAAGAAACACATTTTAGTTATGTCTTTTATTGGCCATGACCAAGTTCCAGCCCCTAAATTAAAAGAAGTAAAGCTCAGTagtgaagaaatgaaagaagcttACTACCAAACTCTTCATGTAAGTGTGCCTTTGAAAGCATTCACGTGCCAGCTTCTAAAATGTtcctataaactttttaaaaatttatttttttattatttgtttatttgaaaggcagagaaacagagagcatgAGTTCTTtgctttgctggttcact
It includes:
- the RIOK3 gene encoding serine/threonine-protein kinase RIO3 — its product is MDPVGVASPEPGPAAAWGSSKCPWATPQNTMSCSLADVMSEQLAKELQLEEEAAAFPEVTVADGPFISGENIDTSSDLMLAQMLQMEFDREYDAQLRREEKKFNGDSKVSISFENYRKVHPFEDSDSSEDEVDWQDTRDDPYIPAKPVPTPKKGFIGKGKDITTKHDEVVCGRKNTARMENFAPGFQVGDGIGMDLKLSNHVFNALKQHAYSEERRSARLHEKKEHSTAEKAVDPKTRLLMYKMINSGMLETITGCISTGKESVVFHAYGGSMEDEKEDSKAIPTECAIKVFKTTLNEFKNRDKYIKDDFRFKDRFSKLNPRKIIRMWAEKEMHNLTRMQKAGIPCPTVVLLKKHILVMSFIGHDQVPAPKLKEVKLSSEEMKEAYYQTLHLMQQLYNECTLVHADLSEYNMLWHAGKVWLIDVSQSVEPTHPHGLEFLFRDCRNVSQFFQKGGVKEALSERELFNAVSGLNISADNEADFLAEIEALEKMNEDHVQKNGRKAASFLKDDGSPPILCDE